From Cannabis sativa cultivar Pink pepper isolate KNU-18-1 chromosome 8, ASM2916894v1, whole genome shotgun sequence, a single genomic window includes:
- the LOC115698518 gene encoding protein CLP1 homolog encodes MAYGGTPLGPPPMAAAAASSSASTVRQVKLDRESELRIEVGYDSSLRLRLLNGTAEIFGTELPPEIWLTFPPRLKFAVFTWYGATIELDGSTETDYTADETPMISYVNVHAILDGRRNRAKASSSDGSSTVQGPRVIVVGPTDSGKSTLSRMLLSWAAKQGWKPTFVDLDIGQGSITLPGCIAATPIEMPIDPVEGIPLEMPLVYFYGHTTPSNNVELYKILVRELSQLLERQFAGNIESRAAGMVINTMGWIEGIGYELLLHAIDTFNINVVLVLGQEKLCSMLRDVLKNKPDVDVVKLQRSGGVVSRNVKYRQKARSLRIREYFYGRINDLSPHSNIASFSDLLVYRIGGGPQAPRSALPIGAEPAADPTRLVPVNINQDLLHLVLAVSFAKEPEEILSSNVAGFIYITDIDIQRKKITYLAPAAGDLPSKYLIVGTLTWIET; translated from the exons ATGGCTTATGGAGGTACACCACTGGGTCCCCCACCAATGGCAGCTGCTGCTGCTTCATCATCAGCCTCCACAGTTCGCCAGGTCAAGTTGGACCGAGAGAGCGAGCTTCGAATCGAAGTTGGATACGACTCCTCCCTCAGGCTCCGACTTCTAAACGGCACAGCTGAGATATTCGGCACCGAACTCCCACCTGAAATCTGGCTCACTTTCCCTCCCAGGCTCAAATTTGCT GTTTTCACTTGGTATGGAGCCACAATTGAACTGGATGGTAGTACTGAAACTGACTACACTGCAGATGAG ACCCCTATGATTAGCTACGTGAATGTCCATGCCATATTGGATGGTCGAAGAAACCGTGCTAAAGCTTCGTCCTCTGATGGTTCCAGTACGGTTCAG GGGCCTCGGGTCATTGTTGTGGGACCTACAGATTCTGGGAAGAGTACATTGTCAAGAATGCTTCTTAGTTGGGCAGCTAAACAGGGTTGGAAACCTACTTTTGTGGACTTGGATATTGGTCAAGGATCCATAACTCTACCGGGATGTATTGCTGCTACTCCTATTGAAATGCCTATTGACCCAGTTGAAGGGATTCCTCTTGAGATGCCTTTGGTTTACTTCTATGGACACACCACTCCCAG TAACAATGTAGAACTATACAAAATCCTTGTGAGGGAGCTTTCTCAACTGCTTGAGAGACAATTTGCGGGTAATATTGAATCTCGAGCTGCTGGCATGGTGATCAATACCATGGGTTGGATAGAAGGAATAGGATATGAG TTGCTTCTTCATGCAATCGACACATTTAATATCAACGTTGTATTGGTTCTGGGTCAG GAAAAACTTTGCAGTATGCTCAGAGATGTTCTGAAAAACAAGCCTGATGTGGATGTTGTAAAACTTCAAAGATCTGGAGGAGTTGTATCGAGGAATGTCAAATATCGTCAGAAGGCTAGGAGTTTGAGGATAAGG GAATATTTTTATGGAAGGATAAACGATCTCTCCCCGCATTCTAATATTGCGAGTTTTAGTGATTTATTGGTCTATCGAATTGGTGGGGGACCTCAGGCACCCCGGTCAGCCCTGCCAATTGGTGCAGAGCCTGCAGCAGATCCTACAAGATTAGTCCCTGTGAATATCAACCAGGATTTGCTCCATCTAGTTCTTGCTGTTTCATTTGCGAAAGAGCCTGAGGAAATTCTTTCAAG CAACGTTGCCGGGTTTATATACATTACTGACATTGACATTCAGAG GAAGAAGATTACATATCTTGCACCAGCTGCTGGTGATCTCCCGAGCAAATATCTGATTGTGGGAACCTTGACATGGATCGAAACATAG